A genomic segment from Gopherus evgoodei ecotype Sinaloan lineage chromosome 6, rGopEvg1_v1.p, whole genome shotgun sequence encodes:
- the LOC115653199 gene encoding fructose-1,6-bisphosphatase 1 — protein sequence MTDQSPFDTNVVTLTRFVMEEGRRAQGTGELTRLLSAVCTAVKAISTAVRKAGIAHLYGIAGSTNVTGDQVKKLDVLSNDLLINMLKSSFTTCVIVSEENKNAIIIDAEKRGKYIVCMDPLDGSSNIDCLVSIGTIFAIYRKASPEEPSERDALQPGRNLVAAGYALYGSATMLVLAIESGVNCFMLDPAIGEFILVDKNVKIKKKGNIYSLNEGYAAYFDPAVTEYLQKKKFPQDGSSPYGARYIGSMVADVHRTLVYGGIFLYPANSKSPKGKLRLLYECNPMAFVIEKAGGIATTGNEAVLDIVPEDIHQRAPIALGSPDDVQEYIDVVKKHSAK from the exons ATGACGGACCAGTCCCCCTTCGACACCAACGTCGTCACCCTGACCCGCTTCGTGATGGAGGAGGGGAGGCGGGCCCAGGGCACCGGGGAGCTCACGCGGCTGCTCAGCGCCGTCTGCACCGCCGTCAAGGCCATCTCCACCGCCGTGCGCAAGGCGGGCATCGCCCACCT CTATGGAATAGCTGGCTCCACCAATGTGACAGGAGACCAAGTCAAGAAGTTGGATGTCCTTTCCAATGATCTGCTGATTAACATGCTCAAGTCATCCTTCACTACGTGTGTTATTGtgtcagaagaaaacaaaaatgctaTAATAATAGATGCTGAAAAAAGG GGTAAATATATAGTCTGCATGGATCCTCTTGATGGCTCTTCTAACATTGACTGCCTTGTTTCAATTGGAACTATCTTTGCCATCTACAGAAAG GCTTCTCCTGAGGAACCTTCTGAGAGAGATGCTTTACAGCCTGGACGTAATCTTGTGGCAGCTGGTTATGCCCTCTATGGGAGTGCCACAATGCTGGTGTTAGCCATCGAATCTGGTGTCAACTGTTTTATGCTTGACCCG GCAATTGGGGAATTCATTTTGGTTGATAAGAAtgtgaaaatcaaaaagaaaggaaatatctACAGTCTCAATGAGGGCTATGCTGCATATTTTGATCCTGCAGTCACCGAGTATCTTCAAAAGAAGAAATTCCCTCAG GATGGCAGCTCTCCGTATGGTGCGAGGTATATAGGTTCTATGGTAGCTGATGTACATCGTACTCTAGTGTATGGAGGAATCTTTTTATATCCAGCGAACTCCAAAAGTCCCAAAGGAAAG CTGAGGCTTCTCTATGAATGTAACCCCATGGCCTTTGTAATTGAGAAGGCTGGGGGAATTGCTACTACAGGGAACGAAGCAGTGCTGGATATAGTGCCTGAAGATATCCACCAGAGAGCACCTATTGCTCTGGGATCGCCTGATGATGTGCAGGAATACATTGACGTGGTCAAGAAGCATTCAGCCAAGTGA